In one Plasmodium vivax chromosome 4, whole genome shotgun sequence genomic region, the following are encoded:
- a CDS encoding hypothetical protein, conserved (encoded by transcript PVX_002975A) encodes MIVLRKTKILCMKKYSSPLKCVYLKSNFATINLNCQNSKKKKECYGKKKLYSLFNGNSNICDRLMLLKNLPRDKNEKYEGISAKVIYKYLLNEYKKCFNYISFSEIVQSIKTFDELDKNFSRDGDFFVAIKGVDKTVLRKINEFEFSEKDLHFHRRELLGKICNRLIKYVHEMSGNELIHFMVYFFRWNKSDRKLSLFYNFYFNHVFGNLYLFGHEIYKVLFILNTYLINNDSSIIFDERLMGKNMFNVYHFRELKNKGNYALKMSKDEIYKKCYDKLLEDIDKIEKKNVVNILKLYVDNLSKNINIDSKLVDNVHNNLMDENVDYLVKLVNIYCDMIKKEVHCTASVVSKENEKKVLLDVNYSTLLNSVNNKNVLNKIMDNTLGLLYEHLLKTFPNVKFENLQALSISLISIKNIHFALLRRRYFTNNVLFCATLKFGLDASNRFLEKCLKMNNKDAVHIIHSSDVDASNGMSLENLQKIKMGKRSEYYFYKIENYLDFNFKLKVSDLLSIKVLSNSFAKAEQLHNSYDFYLLFNNISCILYYFIVNKNSITRFNDTYIYVLNDLSYVYKNVKNRAAHSNLIASDVQKLFCKNVLKVSNLYIKNLHEEKNFQRDQYVCSLIFLNNLFFDRIVPFEHINNVWYHVYKAYNYFKRNTMLNEDVISLILLTCSKFQFFTENNSNSRYHRKELISLKYNIMDDLARNYLNTYKHISLDNLSKVLISLSNSKYRYEISENLLLGTLKNEIAKVNAKKNGNSFACRKASNNATTKTNWGNIPTESAKRDLFINMSKIIECLIKLDIFLYLKNRHIYVQLFMEAFCSMCLKMNLLKKLLYIANHLYVYEIYGYVSEILEKLVEGYGQISYNFNENVENKLFEKITCYISEDDYIEMSNTFFVLFYDYFESFHREKTYKHALCPPKCGTHFTKLKHGGGAHDVVLNGDQCSVGNNPKKVTGAYSDNAVNLNVLNKVATLQNCESSTNKGFLKRSTHEADLFLSDIVNLFKFLKMDRGKFILFQLYMYLSSSKKFQKSAASSSAFHMEVFRVLQDMHPRYLWVQNFNIKNEEGTFLYTIDIMLFQASGGRCEGI; translated from the exons ATGATTGTTttaaggaaaacaaaaatactttgcatgaaaaaatactcatctcctttaaaatgtgtatatttaaaGTCAAATTTTGCTACTATAAATTTGAATTGTCAAAatagtaagaaaaaaaaggaatgctatgggaaaaaaaagttatactCGCTTTTTAATGGTAACTCAAATATATGTGATAGGTTAATGTTATTGAAAAATTTACCCAGggacaaaaatgagaaatatgAAGGAATTAGTGCAAAGgtaatatacaaatatttgctaaatgaatataaaaaatgttttaactATATAAGTTTTAGTGAAATAGTACAAAGCATAAAAACATTTGATGAGTTGGACAAAAATTTTAGTCGCGATGGTGATTTTTTCGTGGCAATAAAGGGTGTAGATAAAACCGTTTTACGCAAAATAAACGAATTCGAATTCAGTGAAAAGGATCTACATTTTCATAGAAGGGAACTATTAGGAAAAATTTGCAATAGATTGATTAAATATGTGCATGAAATGAGCGGAAATgaattaattcattttatggtttatttttttagatGGAATAAAAGTGACAGGAAGTTGTCtcttttctataatttttattttaaccaTGTCTTTGGTAATTTATATCTTTTTGGTCATGAAATTTATAAGgtcctttttatattaaacacATATCTCATTAATAATGATTCTAGCATTATTTTTGATGAACGGCTAATGGGGAAAAACATGTTTAATGTATACCATTTCagggaattaaaaaacaagGGGAATTACGCGctcaaaatgagcaaagaTGAAATTTACAAGAAATGTTATGACAAGTTGTTAGAAGACATagataaaattgaaaagaaaaacgttGTAAACATATTAAAGTTATACGTTGACAATTTAAGTAAGAATATTAACATAGACAGTAAACTTGTGGATAATGTTCATAACAATTTAATGGACGAAAACGTGGACTATCTCGTAAAATTGGTGAATATATACTGTGACATGATTAAGAAAGAGGTACATTGCACTGCTTCGGTAGTTTCCAA agaaaacgaaaaaaaggtcCTCTTGGATGTAAATTATAGCACACTACTAAATTcggtaaataataaaaatgttttaaataaaattatggaCAACACCCTTGGTCTGTTGTATGAACATTTACTAAAAACTTTTCCGAAtgtaaaatttgaaaatctTCAGGCTCTTTCCATTTCACTCatttctataaaaaatatacattttgctttattaaGAAGGAGGTATTTTACCAATAATGTTTTATTCTGCGCTACTTTGAAATTCGGCTTAGATGCGTCAAATAGGTTCCTGGAGAAATGcctaaaaatgaataataaagaTGCAGTACATATTATACATAGTAGTGATGTTGACGCATCTAATGGGATGAGTCTGGAAAATTTGCAGAAAATAAAGATGGGGAAGAGAAGcgaatattatttttacaaaatagaaaattatttggATTTTAATTTCAAATTGAAAGTTAGTGATTTGTTGTCCATTAAAGTTCTGTCTAACTCCTTCGCAAAGGCAGAACAGCTGCACAATTCgtatgatttttatttactgTTTAATAACATCTCGTGCATcttgtattattttatagtAAATAAGAATTCAATAACGAGATTTAATGATACATATATCTACGTTTTGAATGACCTTTCTTATgtatacaaaaatgtgaaaaatagAGCAGCACATAGCAACCTAATTGCGAGTGATGTTCAAAagttattttgcaaaaacgttttaaaaGTCAGCAAcctttatattaaaaaccTTCATGAAGAAAAGAACTTCCAAAGAGATCAGTATGTATGTTCCCTAATCTTTctgaataatttatttttcgatAGAATTGTTCCTTTTGAGCATATAAACAATGTTTGGTACCACGTTTATAAAGCGTACAACTATTTTAAACGCAATACAATGCTAAACGAGGATGTTATATCTTTAATTCTTCTAACTTGTTCTAAgttccaattttttacaGAAAACAACTCAAATAGCAGGTACCACAGAAAGGAGTTAATTAGtttgaaatataatatcatGGATGATTTGGCtagaaattatttaaacacATATAAGCACATTTCCTTGGATAACTTATCAAAAGTTTTAATATCCCTGTCCAATTCCAAATATAGATACGAAATTAGTGAAAATTTGTTATTAGGaactttgaaaaatgaaattgcaAAGGttaacgcaaaaaagaacGGCAACAGCTTTGCATGTAGGAAGGCTTCAAATAACGCTACTACGAAGACAAATTGGGGAAATATTCCCACGGAAAGTGCGAAACgtgatttatttataaatatgagCAAAATTATTGAATGCTTAATAAAGttagatatatttttgtacctAAAAAATAGACATATCTACGTGCAGCTATTTATGGAGGCGTTCTGCAGTATGTGCTTAAAAATGAACCTGTTAAAAAAACTGCTCTACATAGCTAATCACTTATATGTGTACGAAATATATGGTTACGTCTCcgaaattttggaaaagttgGTAGAAGGATACGGACAAATTTCTTACAATTTTAacgaaaatgtggaaaataaGCTCTTTGAGAAGATTACGTGCTATATATCGGAAGATGATTATATCGAAATGTCAAACACGTTCTTTGTGCTATTTTATGACTATTTTGAAAGCTTTCATAGAGAGAAGACGTACAAACATGCGCTGTGTCCTCCGAAATGCGGCACACATTTTACCAAGCTAAAGCATGGAGGCGGTGCGCATGACGTGGTACTAAACGGCGATCAGTGCAGTGTAGGCAATAACCCCAAAAAGGTTACGGGCGCATATAGCGACAATGCTGTAAATCTAAATGTTCTTAATAAAGTAGCAACTTTGCAGAATTGTGAGAGTAGCACAAATAAGGGCTTTCTAAAAAGGAGCACCCACGAAGCGGATCTTTTCCTAAGCGATAtcgtaaatttatttaaattctTGAAGATGGATAGAGGCAAATTTATCCTATTTCAACTTTACATGTACCTTTCTAGTAGCAAAAAGTTCCAAAAGAGTGCTGCCTCATCATCGGCGTTTCACATGGAGGTGTTCAGGGTTTTACAGGACATGCATCCGAGGTACCTATGGGTGCAAAATTtcaacattaaaaatgaggaagggACATTTCTGTACACAATCGACATCATGCTGTTCCAAGCAAGCGGGGGAAGGTGTGAGggcatataa